The following coding sequences lie in one Miscanthus floridulus cultivar M001 chromosome 9, ASM1932011v1, whole genome shotgun sequence genomic window:
- the LOC136482843 gene encoding zinc finger protein 10-like produces the protein MNSSTATAMDQISKYWDMWGASSSSSTASPISAWVAAYGGSSEPSWEEQAFARDAAAHLGGCEWPPRSYSCTFCQREFRSAQALGGHMNVHRRDRALLRQGGSSSPEDVHAPNDDQSHQQQGALLYRAAAASNPSTTTTPTTTAAAGTTTAGSAAAMGQDGEANTNTTTPPTSYLSTIIKESRNKLFMPMPDHSVAEMREHQAAIDDHQCDCHDDGDGVQSARKKRRRLDHPLAAAAALLIFVQPTAKAATDVSACQSQEGRADHETKVPQTTTPTSPSSSSPLLDQQQELDLELRLGTTPKVTYVAIHKAS, from the coding sequence ATGAactcctccaccgccaccgccatggaTCAAATAAGCAAGTACTGGGACATGTGGggagcaagcagcagcagcagcaccgcgAGCCCCATCTCTGCTTGGGTGGCGGCGTACGGTGGGAGCAGCGAGCCGTCGTGGGAGGAGCAAGCCTTTGCGCGGGACGCGGCGGCGCACCTCGGCGGCTGCGAGTGGCCGCCGCGCTCCTACTCGTGCACCTTCTGCCAGCGCGAGTTCCGGTCGGCGCAGGCGCTCGGTGGCCACATGAACGTCCACCGCCGTGACCGGGCTCTTCTCCGGCAGGGGGGCTCGTCCTCCCCCGAAGACGTGCACGCCCCCAACGACGATCAGTCACACCAACAGCAAGGTGCTCTCCTGTACAGGGCAGCAGCAGCCTCTAACCCTAGCACCACTACCACGCCGACTACTACTGCAGCTGCAGGTACTACTACTGCCGGCTCAGCAGCAGCCATGGGCCAGGATGGGGAAGCCAACACCAACACCACCACTCCTCCTACTTCCTACTTGTCAACAATTATCAAGGAGAGCAGGAACAAGCTCTTCATGCCCATGCCAGATCACTCTGTGGCGGAGATGAGAGAACATCAGGCGGCCATAGATGATCATCAGTGTGATTGTCATGACGATGGCGACGGCGTGCAGTCAGCCAGGAAAAAGAGGAGGCGTTTGGATCATCcattggcagcggcggcggcacttCTGATCTTTGTGCAGCCAACGGCAAAGGCCGCTACCGATGTTTCAGCATGTCAATCGCAAGAAGGAAGAGCTGATCATGAGACAAAGGTACCACAAACGACAACCCCAACAAGCCCTAGCTCTAGTTCCCCTCTTCTGGATCAACAACAGGAATTAGATCTAGAGCTAAGGCTTGGGACTACTCCAAAAGTTACATATGTGGCAATACACAAAGCGAGCTAG